Below is a window of Ahaetulla prasina isolate Xishuangbanna chromosome 1, ASM2864084v1, whole genome shotgun sequence DNA.
GGATGGGCACAGCAACTATGAATGCTTCATAGAGAAATGTCTTCACTGGCCTGATTCAAATAAAAACAGGCCTGTGAGACTCAATTTGAATTACTCAGTGGGGGAGGTAGAATAGTGTAGTCTGATCTTGCACTTTTAGCAGAATTCTGACATACAGAAGTCAGCCTAGGCATCACCATTTCCTAATGACTACAATCAAACAACGGTATGGGAAGGATTAATCACAGTTGGCAATCTAAGGCCAAAAATAACTTTATAATTGATGGTAAATGAGGGCTGGATCTTTTACATGTAGCAAAATAAGGGCTAAAAAGATAATGGGCCTTCAAATACCACCACTTATTTTCATTGTCAAAGTAAAACTATTACAGTATGTTTCCACCACTGAATAATCTGCAGTACCTTATTGACCGTGAAatccacccctccccccccaatcctAAAAACCATGCCTGTCAAGTAATTTAAAGAAGGAAAGTATCTTTTGGGAATTAGGAACTCTCAACAGCCTCAATAGGCaaagaacattttaaattttaaaattccaattttttCTCCATCATTTACCTGAAAAAAGTGCTTTTGTTAGAAGCAAAACTAGAGGACTACACTAGGAAGTATGAATGTGTTGCACCAAGTTATAATGCCTGCATCTTGATTCTCTCCTACACTATTTCAAGATTCATCTTGAAAGgttctctccttcttttccttcagcATTAATCCAGGTATGAATGCACAGGTAAGCTCCTTTCATTCCACCCGTGATCCATTTCACAGCAGGTAATTCATATTAGGGGATGGAGGAACCACTCTGGCTTTCCATATACAAAAGCCAAAGTTCACATCCACAATTCTATACATGATAGCTAAGAGGGAAGAAAAGGACAACAAGTATTTCACTACAATTCACGAGAAATGTAAATTCAGAGAGAAATTCCAAAGTATTGGCAAAGGCAAAAGAGTAGCAGCACCAGTGAGGCTGATGGTTTGGCAGGTGGAGTTTCAAAAGAATAGAACTATCACCTGCTAAAGGGGGAATTTTCAGCCTCACCTTACATTGATTTCAAGGCCTCTTCAAATTATAGTGAAAATTATCATAAGAATTCTAGACAGTCCCCATGAGGCACATGAACTCAGATTTCTTCTCTCTCACATACTTCATAAATAAAAAGtctatccctccccctccccctcctccctttggATTTTTGCTTGTCTGGAACAGATTAAAAAcactgacaaaaaaaaatctacatccAAAGCAATAAAGGAACTGGGGCCATTAGAACTCTGAAATTGCCTACTTGAGGCATCTGCACTGCAGATACGAGTGCTAaactggaaggaagggaggagctgTTATGCAGGCAAATCTAGTACATCTCACCCAAGGAGCACTTTTGATCAAGGTTTCTATTTTCCTCACCATATTTCCAACTTATCAGAAGCACATCCACCAAGACAGAAGCATACCAATTACAGTAAACCAAAGAGATTAAATCAGCTTCTATCCAAGAATTCAGATTGAGATTCAGCTTGTTACTCCAAAACGAACAGAATATTAAGGGTAATTGCAGGCCTACAGTAGGCCTAAAGATAGGGAAAATGCCCAATTGAAGCCTTCCCTCTATGAAATGTAGAATTACATTCTCCCAACCCCTCAAAATATAATTTGCCCGAAGTGAATCAACAGAGTAAAGAAGTCCAATAAATGGTGCCTTTTGGCAACTTCTCTCAAACCACCAGTGACTTTACAAGGCCACAGTGAAATTTACGGATGTGTCTGTATAAATCGCCTGACTGAGTGAACCGTCTCTCGCACCACTTGCAGCCATGGGGCTTCTCCCTCGTGTGCACTACTGCATGGCGGCTCAGGTTGTGAGAATACTGGAAGCTCTTCCCACACTGACCACAGGTGTACGGTTTCTCACCCGAGTGAGTCCTCTCGTGTCTTTTTAAGGTGTACATACAGGAGAAAGTCTTGCCACAAAGTGTACACGTAGGCACCGAACCATCAGGGGAAAGCCTGGTTCTTGAAACATCCTTATCGCGGAAATGAGAGCTGAGATGCAGCTGGAGGACATGCGGgctaggaaagactttgctgcagAGCGGGCAAATACAGATGTGACCTGGAGGCACCAAGACCCCCAAGGACGGAATGTCAGAGGAATCCATGTCATCTTCACTCACCTCCCGTTCGTGATCTAAGTCTTCCTCTGGCTCTTGGGAATTGCCATTCCCTGCAAACACATTTCCCAATCCTGTCATCAGGCTCTTGGCAGAACTCCCCAAATGCTGATTTTCTAGGCACCTTGCCTCACTCTCTTCTCCATCTGATAAAGATTCTGGCTCATCCTTAATCAGAGGTTTGCTACTCTGCTGCTGACCATTGGAAGCCAGCTGTCCAAAGACATAGGAGGGGTGGAAGGAATCCTTCCCGGCCACAGACTTGAAAGACAGGTCTAAAGCGCATTCTATGCCAGATGAAGCCAAGGAGTGGTTAAGAGATCTTTGGGACAAAGGTCCCACTGAACTACAGACATTAGCTCTTGTTTTTTCAGCTGCCACAGTGTCCAATTCTGCTTCTGCTAATGCAGAGTTGATACTTACAAATTCAGAGGACCAGCCCAGATAGCTACTGTCCTTTTCTTTTCCAGCTGATCTTTCATATTCTAAAGCAATCAATTTTTGTTTGTTCCCGGGGCTGAGCTCACGCCCCAAGGGCACTCCTTCATCAAGGACCCGCATGTCTCTTTCCAAAGGAATCCCACTGCCGTTCATCTTTTCATCCCCGCACAACTCCTTATCTTTCAGCTTGCCCTTGCAGACTTTCACAATGTCGTACATGTGAAGGTAGCTGGCTGCAGCCAGCACATCTTCAACCGGGAGGCTGTTGAACTCCAGCTTGCCTTCGTACATGAATTCAAGCAGCAAGCCAAAGGCTGGGGCTGTCACAATGTCACTGTTCAGATGCACAATGTCCCTTTTGTCTAGCTGGTCCCTGTAGAAAAGATGGAAGTACATGCTGCAAGAAGCGAGAACAGCTCTGTGGGCTCGGAACTGAGCGTCTCCAACTAAAACAGTACAGTCACACAGGAAGCCCTGGTGACGCTGCTGACTCAGACACTGCAGCAACTGCCGGCTATGGTCTGGGAACTCCATTCTTCCTTCATAACCTGTTCAAAACAGGAAAAACTTGAATGCTACTCTAAACCACAGGGCTTCAAACCAGCTATTAATAAACAAACAGATTGGCTGGGGAGGGGATAACTGGAACCTTGGGGATAACAGTTCACCTGTTAACTGATTgcaaattttactttatttttttattttcaaaaatgccTCCCCACATTAGAGCACCTGCTTGAAAAACAGGAAAAACTTGACTCTTAAGTAAACCAAAGCTTCTAAGGAAGTAACGCCTCCAACCTTTGCCACTCAAGgctttaaaagggggggggggaggaggagattgACTTCAGAGTTTTATGCATTCCTGGAAGTCTTAACTCCAAGGGATCACCATAactgcttgatttaaaaaaaatgaattttgcatCCCCAAACTTAAAAATATTACTACTCCAAGAAAAAGCATAACCACATTGGCTTTGTTCTTTTAAACCATCCCTTGCCCTCCAAAACAAAAATCAGAGTTATATAAGAAGGCATAGTTAAAACTAAGATGCAACTCTGAAAAGTTATTAAAagcaaaaacacacaaaaacccCCCTCCCAATATTTTGCAATTCCTCCTCAGCTACCTGTAATTAAGGCTCCTCTGAGGAGGACGTAATATCTCAGGGACCTTACCTTGAATAGAGAAAACAGAGCGAAGGGTTCTCAGGGAGGAAACCGAATCCCCCTCCCA
It encodes the following:
- the ZBTB42 gene encoding zinc finger and BTB domain-containing protein 42, with the protein product MEFPDHSRQLLQCLSQQRHQGFLCDCTVLVGDAQFRAHRAVLASCSMYFHLFYRDQLDKRDIVHLNSDIVTAPAFGLLLEFMYEGKLEFNSLPVEDVLAAASYLHMYDIVKVCKGKLKDKELCGDEKMNGSGIPLERDMRVLDEGVPLGRELSPGNKQKLIALEYERSAGKEKDSSYLGWSSEFVSINSALAEAELDTVAAEKTRANVCSSVGPLSQRSLNHSLASSGIECALDLSFKSVAGKDSFHPSYVFGQLASNGQQQSSKPLIKDEPESLSDGEESEARCLENQHLGSSAKSLMTGLGNVFAGNGNSQEPEEDLDHEREVSEDDMDSSDIPSLGVLVPPGHICICPLCSKVFPSPHVLQLHLSSHFRDKDVSRTRLSPDGSVPTCTLCGKTFSCMYTLKRHERTHSGEKPYTCGQCGKSFQYSHNLSRHAVVHTREKPHGCKWCERRFTQSGDLYRHIRKFHCGLVKSLVV